In Pyrodictium occultum, the genomic window TCGTAAGCCACGTCCTAGGGGGCCGTAAGCTGGCTGAAGCGCTTAAGGACGAGAACCGCGTGGAGTTCATAGTAGTACTCGACACAGTGTTCAACGAGACAACGATGTATGCAGACCTGGTGCTGCCGGTACCATTCTTCTTCGAGTACGAGCCGATAACGCTAAACTATGCTAAGAAGAGCTATGTAAGCGTAGTGGTGGACCCGCAGAAGGCCCTGGACCCGCCGAGAGGCGTGGACGCTAGGCCCACCTGGTGGATACTTGTAGAGATTGCGAAGAGGCTCGGCAAGCTGCCCCCCGGTGCCTCGGTGGACCCCATAGCAGTCAAGAGGAAGCAGGCTGAGGAGGCTGGCATAAACTATGCCGAGCTGAGGAGGAAAGGCTACGCCCTGCTCTGGACCAAGCCCAAATACCACCCCTGGGGCGGCAAGCCGCTCCCCACAACCACGGGCGAGCTCGAGCTGGTGAACGTAGAGTGGCTTGCCAAGTACAGGAGCTACATAGGTAAGGAGTCGCCGCTCAACCCGCTGCCCTGCTGGGTACCGCCCCTCTGGATGAGGAAGGGCGGCCTTGCCGATAACGAGTTCGTGGTGGTCGAGTTCCAGGATCCGTTGACAGCGATAAACAACTTCATGAGGTTCGCCAGACTGGTGAGTGACTCGCTCAAGTGGGGGAGGCTCTACGGCGTCCAGATGCACCCCTCAAGGGCCAGGAGGCTCGGGCTCAGGGATGGCGACCTGGTGAGGCTGGTGGGCCCCAACGGTGAGGTAACAGCTAGGGTCATAGTCACCGAGAAGGTGCACCCCATGGTTCTAGCAGCACCCCATGCCACAGCTCTTGACGAAAGGGTTGTACCCAATAAGGTTGTGGTTGAGACTTCCAGCGGCACTCTCACGGTCAAGCTATTCGGAGACGGTGGAGGCTATGGCGTGAACAACAACTTCCTGGGAGACCCCATGGTGAGCGTTGTGCCTGAGGAGGGCTACAGGGCCGCCCAGCACGATTTTGTTGTGAGGGTTGAGAAGCTCTAGCCCGTGAGGGAGGTGGTATACGATGGCCCGCATGGCTATGGTTATAGACCTTAACCGCTGTGTCCAGTGCCAGGCCTGCGTCATAGCATGTATACGCGAGAACGTTATGAGGCAGAGTGGCGAGGGCCTCGAACTGCCCGAGGGTAATAGCATCTTCTATGCGCGCACCAAGCCCGTCGAGATGCCTGTCGAGGGCGAGCCACTATACAAGACCACCTACTTCATACAGTGTATGCACTGCGAGAACGCCCCCTGCGCCATCGCATGCCCCACCGGAGCCACCTACATAACCAAGAACGGTGTGGTGATGCTGGACCACAGGAAGTGCATAGGCTGTAGAGCCTGCGTTATAGCCTGTCCCTACGGCGCTAGAACAGTGTATCGCGGCAGGGTGCTCACCGGCTGGGTTCCGGCGAGCAGGGAGGCGCTCGCAGTAGGCTATCCCGATAAGTGCACGTTCTGCATACACCGTGGGGGAGAGGGCTCTAGCAACTGGGTACCAGCCTGCGTCGAAGCCTGCGCCTTCAACGCCAGGGTCTTCGGCGACCTGGACGACCCTGATAGCGAGGTGGCGAGGCTAGTTAGGAGCGGTAAGGCTGTGACGCTGGCACCGGAGCTGGGCACCAGGCCCAAGCTCTTCTTCATACCTCCCCAGAGGGTCCCGGCCGTACCCCGTAGGAGGTGAGCACCATGGTCGAGGAGAGGGCTGAGCCGGCAATCGCCAGGGGGAGGCTCGGCGCAGCCGGCTATACGCTCCTAGGCGTGGGCGCGGCGTTGACGCTACTAATGCTCTATGGGATATATGCTTACCAGACACTGAGCAAAGCGTCTCCGCTGCACGCACTAGTGCCCTGGGGGATAATGGTTACAGGCTACGCGTTCTTCGCGATATCCAGCGGCGGGGTGTTCGACGCCCTCGCGATAAGGCTTGCGGTCTACTGTGAGAGGGAGGCGCTGCCGCTGGCGCGTAAGACCCTCTGGCTCTCACTAGCCCTACTAATACCCGGCATAGTGCTGGTATTCGCAGACCTTACCCACGTAATGCACGCCTCCTGGATATACCTTGGATTCAACCCCTCGTCGAGGATAGCATGGAACGGTATACTCTACATAATCTATGCCGTGTTCCTGGTGGCAGCGCTGGTCTACGCCATAGCCCGTGGAGAGGGGGCGCTCACGGGGCTGGGGGGCCGCGCGCTGCTGGTAGGAGGGCTGCTGGCGAGCCTAATCCTTGAGTACAACCTGGCCATGGCCTTCGGCC contains:
- a CDS encoding 4Fe-4S dicluster domain-containing protein, which codes for MARMAMVIDLNRCVQCQACVIACIRENVMRQSGEGLELPEGNSIFYARTKPVEMPVEGEPLYKTTYFIQCMHCENAPCAIACPTGATYITKNGVVMLDHRKCIGCRACVIACPYGARTVYRGRVLTGWVPASREALAVGYPDKCTFCIHRGGEGSSNWVPACVEACAFNARVFGDLDDPDSEVARLVRSGKAVTLAPELGTRPKLFFIPPQRVPAVPRRR